A section of the Primulina eburnea isolate SZY01 chromosome 1, ASM2296580v1, whole genome shotgun sequence genome encodes:
- the LOC140813865 gene encoding NDR1/HIN1-like protein 12 — MTMAESKTRAEAAHNLRAEMMEEEEEKNMHQEDRAGVPSAGYTVRSNRSRLPLICSFIAVVIVLAGITVLTVWLVYRPRKPKFSVVSAAVYELNATSSPFMSTAMQFTVVIRNPNKRLSIFYDQFSAFVSYKNQAITPQVTLPPLFQEPKSTVALSPVLGGAQVPVAAEVVGALSMDEAYGVVGLSLVLTGKLEYNAGTIIKSTGHYRVYVRCDFFVGLKKGFSRPMPLIGSNYLLCRVDV; from the coding sequence ATGACCATGGCTGAATCTAAGACCAGAGCCGAAGCTGCGCACAACCTTCGAGCCGAAATgatggaagaagaagaagagaagAACATGCACCAAGAAGACAGAGCCGGAGTACCATCTGCAGGCTATACAGTTAGATCAAATCGAAGCAGACTCCCACTTATCTGCTCATTCATCGCCGTCGTTATAGTATTAGCTGGAATCACAGTTCTCACGGTTTGGCTAGTTTATCGACCCCGCAAACCCAAGTTCAGTGTCGTCAGTGCAGCTGTGTATGAACTCAACGCCACCTCTTCCCCTTTCATGTCCACAGCCATGCAGTTCACTGTGGTCATCAGGAACCCCAACAAGCGACTCTCCATTTTTTACGACCAATTTTCTGCATTTGTTTCCTATAAAAACCAGGCCATCACTCCGCAAGTGACGCTGCCTCCACTATTTCAAGAACCCAAGAGCACGGTGGCGCTTTCTCCAGTGCTAGGAGGCGCACAGGTGCCTGTGGCGGCGGAGGTGGTCGGCGCGCTATCGATGGACGAGGCTTACGGGGTGGTGGGTCTGAGCCTGGTGCTGACGGGGAAGCTGGAGTACAATGCTGGAACCATAATTAAGAGCACGGGACATTATCGAGTCTATGTGAGGTGTGATTTTTTTGTGGGATTGAAGAAAGGATTCTCGAGGCCAATGCCTCTTATTGGATCCAATTATCTGCTCTGCAGAGTTGATGTATGA
- the LOC140839607 gene encoding uncharacterized protein: MAFETADASTPRLALADTDINWNRLDKTRFHIIGAILFTVQSALIHPTAVVKTRMQVSGSGFSHQSGFSVFRHLIRRDGIRGIFRGFGTSAIGSLPGRVLALTTLEMSKDMTLKYMQDLDMPEATRIAVANGVAGMVSNLSSVYFVPLEVICQRLMVQGLPGTIACNGPFDVVRKVIKAEGLRGLYRGFGLTIITQSPAAALWWAAYGASQHTIWRSLGYADDLEYKPSHVDMALVQATAGVVAGSLSSVITTPIDTVKTRLQVIDDYSIGRPSVLKTAKALFKEDGWKGFYRGFGPRFLNMSFYGTTMIVTYELIKRLSVKQA; encoded by the exons ATGGCTTTTGAAACTGCAGACGCCTCCACTCCTCGGTTGGCTCTTGCAGACACTGACATCAACTGGAACAG GTTGGATAAGACAAGGTTTCATATTATTGGGGCTATTCTGTTTACTGTTCAGTCAGCTTTAATACACCCGACAGCAGTTGTGAAGACGAGGATGCAAGTATCTGGATCTGGATTCTCTCATCAGTCAGGATTTTCTGTTTTCAGGCATCTTATTAGAAGGGATGGTATTCGAGGTATTTTTAGAGGCTTTGGCACATCAGCCATTGGATCATTACCTGGTCGAGTCCTCGCTTTGACCACACTTGAAATGTCCAAGGATATGACTCTGAAATATATGCAAGACCTTGATATGCCAGAAGCAACTCGTATCGCGGTCGCAAACGGCGTTGCAGGAATGGTCTCCAATTTATCAAGTGTATACTTCGTGCCTTTGGAGGTG ATATGCCAGCGATTAATGGTTCAAGGGCTTCCGGGAACAATAGCTTGCAATGGTCCATTTGATGTTGTACGCAAGGTGATAAAGGCTGAAGGACTCCGTGGATTATACAGAGGTTTTGGATTAACTATCATAACACAATCTCCTGCAGCAGCACTTTGGTGGGCTGCCTATGGTGCTTCCCAACACACAATTTGGAG GAGTCTTGGCTACGCAGATGACTTGGAATATAAACCATCCCATGTAGACATGGCTCTTGTTCAAGCTACAGCTGGAGTGGTAGCTGGATCTCTCTCTTCAGTCATTACAACTCCAATAGACACTGTAAAGACGCGCCTTCAG GTTATTGATGATTACAGCATTGGAAGACCATCTGTGCTCAAGACCGCAAAGGCACTTTTTAAAGAGGATGGGTGGAAAGGTTTCTACAGGGGATTCGGACCTCGGTTTCTGAACATGTCTTTTTATGGAACCACGATGATTGTGACGTACGAACTGATAA AGAGATTGTCTGTAAAGCAAGCTTGA